A single window of Maylandia zebra isolate NMK-2024a linkage group LG2, Mzebra_GT3a, whole genome shotgun sequence DNA harbors:
- the etf1a gene encoding eukaryotic peptide chain release factor subunit 1-like, protein MADDPSAADRNVEIWKIKKLIKSLEAARGNGTSMISLIIPPKDQISRVAKMLADEFGTASNIKSRVNRLSVLGAITSVQQRLKLYNKVPPNGLVVYCGTIVTEEGKEKKVNIDFEPFKPINTSLYLCDNKFHTEALTALLSDDSKFGFIVIDGSGALFGTLQGNTREVLHKFTVDLPKKHGRGGQSALRFARLRMEKRHNYVRKVAETAVQLFVSNDKVNVAGMVLAGSADFKTELSQSDMFDPRLQAKVLKLVDISYGGENGFNQAIELSAEVLSNVKFIQEKKLIGRYFDEISQDTGKYCFGVEDTLKALEMGAVEILIVYENLDTMRYVLRVHGAESNGAENDEKTLYLTPEQEKDKSHFTDKETGQEHELIESMPLLEWFANNYKKFGATLEIVTDKSQEGSQFVKGFGGIGGILRYRVDFQGMEYQGEDDEFFDLDDY, encoded by the exons ATGGCGGACGACCCCAGCGCGGCGGATAGGAACGTGGAGATATGGAAAATCAAgaagctgatcaaaagtttagaaGCTGCCCGTGG TAATGGCACCAGCATGATCTCTCTGATCATCCCTCCAAAGGACCAGATATCAAGAGTGGCCAAGATGTTGGCTGATGAGTTTGGCACTGCTTCCAACATTAAGAGTCGCGTCAACAGGCTCTCTGTTCTCGGGGCCATCACCTCTGTACAGCAAAGACTAAAACTCTACAACAAGG TGCCACCCAATGGCTTGGTTGTGTATTGTGGCACAATTGTGACAGAGGAAGGCAAGGAGAAGAAAGTCAATATTGACTTTGAGCCTTTTAAACCAATCAACACCTCCCTGTACCTCTGTGACAACAAGTTCCACACCGAG GCATTGACAGCCCTGCTGTCTGATGACAGTAAGTTTGGCTTTATTGTGATCGACGGTAGTGGGGCACTCTTTGGCACACTGCAGGGCAACACCAGGGAGGTGCTGCACAAGTTCACTGTGGACCTACCCAAGAAGCACG GCAGAGGAGGACAGTCTGCTCTGCGTTTTGCTCGACTGAGAATGGAGAAGAGACACAACTATGTGAGAAAAGTAGCTGAGACAGCTGTCCAGCTCTTTGTGTCCAATGACAAAGTTAATGTGGCAGGAATGGTCTTGGCTGGCTCTGCTGATTTCAAGACTGAACTCAGCCAGTCTGACATGTTTGATCCA AGGTTACAGGCAAAGGTTCTGAAGCTAGTGGACATCTCCTATGGAGGAGAGAATGGTTTCAACCAGGCTATTGAGCTTTCAGCAGAGGTCCTGTCGAATGTGAAGttcatccaagaaaagaagctcatag GGCGGTACTTTGATGAGATCAGTCAGGATACAGGGAAATACTGCTTTGGTGTAGAGGATACACTGAAAGCCCTTGAAATGGGAGCTGTGGAGATTCTCATAGTCTATGAGAACTTAGACACCATGCGTTATGTTCTTCGTGTGCATGGGGCAGAGAGCAATGGAGCAGAGAATG ATGAGAAGACTTTGTACCTAACGCCAGAGCAGGAGAAAGACAAGTCTCACTTCACGGACAAGGAG ACGGGGCAGGAACATGAGCTGATCGAGAGCATGCCACTACTGGAGTGGTTTGCGAACAACTACAAGAAATTTGGAGCCACGTTGGAGATAGTAACAGACAAGAGTCAGGAGGGGTCCCAGTTTGTCAAGGGCTTTGGAGGCATTGGGG GTATCTTGCGGTACAGGGTGGATTTCCAGGGCATGGAGTACCAAGGAGAGGACGATGAGTTCTTTGATTTGGATGACTACTAG
- the fbxw11a gene encoding F-box and WD repeat domain-containing 11-A isoform X1, with the protein MEQEMEDKTVELVNTSGMESQNLVDDLSPKKNTVLKLSNGPVVGSRKRPSEGNYEKEKEHCIALFDQWSEAEQVEFVERLISRMCHYQHGHINSYLKPMLQRDFITALPAQGLDHIAENILSFLDARSLCAAELVCKEWQRVISEGMLWKKLIERMVRTDPLWKGLSERHQWEKYLFKNRTSEIPPNSYYHSLYPKIIQDIETIEANWRCGRHNLQRIQCRSENSKGVYCLQYDDDKIISGLRDNSIKIWDKQTLECLKILTGHTGSVLCLQYDERVIVTGSSDSTVRVWEVTTGEVLNTLIHHNEAVLHLRFANGLMVTCSKDRSIAVWDMASPTDISLRRVLVGHRAAVNVVDFDDKYIVSASGDRTIKVWSTSTCEFVRTLNGHKRGIACLQYRDRLVVSGSSDNTIRLWDIECGACLRVLEGHEELVRCIRFDNKRIVSGAYDGKIKVWDLQAALDPRAPASTLCLRTLVEHSGRVFRLQFDEFQIISSSHDDTILIWDFLNVSTNGQSEGRSPSRTYTYISR; encoded by the exons ATGGAGCAGGAGATGGAGGACAAAACGGTGGAACTGGTG AACACATCAGGGATGGAGTCACAGAACCTTGTGGACGATCTGTCGCCAAAGAAGAATACAGTTCTCAAG CTTAGTAACGGTCCTGTTGTGGGATCTCGTAAACGCCCGTCAGAGGGGAACTATGAGAAGGAGAAGGAGCATTGCATCGCCCTGTTTGACCAGTGGTCGGAGGCCGAGCAGGTGGAGTTTGTTGAGCGCCTGATTTCCCGTATGTGCCACTACCAGCACGGCCACATCAATTCCTACCTCAAACCAATGCTGCAGAGGGATTTCATTACTGCGCTGCCAG CCCAAGGCTTGGATCACATAGCGGAGAACATCCTGTCTTTCCTGGATGCACGCTCGCTGTGTGCAGCAGAGCTGGTATGTAAGGAGTGGCAGAGGGTCATCTCTGAGGGTATGCTGTGGAAGAAGCTCATTGAACGCATGGTCCGAACTGATCCGCTCTGGAAAGGCCTGTCCGAGAGACACCAGTG GGAGAAATATCTGTTCAAGAACCGCACCTCAGAAATCCCACCCAACTCCTACTATCACTCCCTCTATCCCAAGATCATTCAAGATATAGAG ACTATTGAGGCTAATTGGCGATGTGGCAGACACAACTTGCAGAGGATTCAGTGTCGCTCAGAAAACAGTAAAGGGGTTTATTGTCTCCAGTACGATGACGACAAGATCATCAGTGGCCTTAGGGACAATTCAATCAAG ATCTGGGATAAACAGACTctggagtgtctgaagatactGACCGGTCACACAGGCTCAGTATTGTGTCTCCAGTATGATGAGAGAGTCATTGTGACCGGGTCTTCTGACTCAACTGTCAG GGTGTGGGAGGTAACGACGGGTGAGGTGCTGAACACACTGATCCACCACAATGAGGCAGTTCTTCATCTGCGTTTTGCAAATGGGTTGATGGTCACCTGCTCCAAGGACCGTTCAATTGCAGTCTGGGATATGGCCTCGCCTACTGACATCAGTCTACGCCGCGTCCTGGTGGGACATCGGGCTGCCGTCAATGTGGTTGACTTTGACGACAAATACATTGTGTCTGCCTCAGGGGACCGCACTATTAAG GTATGGAGCACCAGCACCTGTGAGTTTGTTCGTACTCTAAATGGTCACAAGCGGGGAATTGCCTGTCTACAATACAGAGATCGTTTGGTGGTTAGTGGCTCATCTGACAACACAATtcg GTTATGGGACATAGAGTGCGGGGCATGCTTACGAGTATTGGAAGGTCACGAGGAGTTGGTGCGCTGCATTCGCTTTGACAACAAAAGGATTGTCAGCGGCGCCTACGACGG CAAAATTAAGGTATGGGACCTGCAGGCAGCCCTGGACCCACGAGCCCCAGCCAGCACATTATGTCTGCGCACTCTAGTG gAGCACTCTGGTCGCGTGTTCCGTCTGCAGTTTGATGAGTTTCAGATCATCAGCAGTTCTCACGACGACACCATTCTGATATGGGACTTCCTGAACGTCTCAACCAACGGCCAGTCAGAGGGACGGTCTCCTTCGCGTACCTACACGTATATTTCTAGATAG
- the fbxw11a gene encoding F-box and WD repeat domain-containing 11-A isoform X2 has translation MESQNLVDDLSPKKNTVLKLSNGPVVGSRKRPSEGNYEKEKEHCIALFDQWSEAEQVEFVERLISRMCHYQHGHINSYLKPMLQRDFITALPAQGLDHIAENILSFLDARSLCAAELVCKEWQRVISEGMLWKKLIERMVRTDPLWKGLSERHQWEKYLFKNRTSEIPPNSYYHSLYPKIIQDIETIEANWRCGRHNLQRIQCRSENSKGVYCLQYDDDKIISGLRDNSIKIWDKQTLECLKILTGHTGSVLCLQYDERVIVTGSSDSTVRVWEVTTGEVLNTLIHHNEAVLHLRFANGLMVTCSKDRSIAVWDMASPTDISLRRVLVGHRAAVNVVDFDDKYIVSASGDRTIKVWSTSTCEFVRTLNGHKRGIACLQYRDRLVVSGSSDNTIRLWDIECGACLRVLEGHEELVRCIRFDNKRIVSGAYDGKIKVWDLQAALDPRAPASTLCLRTLVEHSGRVFRLQFDEFQIISSSHDDTILIWDFLNVSTNGQSEGRSPSRTYTYISR, from the exons ATGGAGTCACAGAACCTTGTGGACGATCTGTCGCCAAAGAAGAATACAGTTCTCAAG CTTAGTAACGGTCCTGTTGTGGGATCTCGTAAACGCCCGTCAGAGGGGAACTATGAGAAGGAGAAGGAGCATTGCATCGCCCTGTTTGACCAGTGGTCGGAGGCCGAGCAGGTGGAGTTTGTTGAGCGCCTGATTTCCCGTATGTGCCACTACCAGCACGGCCACATCAATTCCTACCTCAAACCAATGCTGCAGAGGGATTTCATTACTGCGCTGCCAG CCCAAGGCTTGGATCACATAGCGGAGAACATCCTGTCTTTCCTGGATGCACGCTCGCTGTGTGCAGCAGAGCTGGTATGTAAGGAGTGGCAGAGGGTCATCTCTGAGGGTATGCTGTGGAAGAAGCTCATTGAACGCATGGTCCGAACTGATCCGCTCTGGAAAGGCCTGTCCGAGAGACACCAGTG GGAGAAATATCTGTTCAAGAACCGCACCTCAGAAATCCCACCCAACTCCTACTATCACTCCCTCTATCCCAAGATCATTCAAGATATAGAG ACTATTGAGGCTAATTGGCGATGTGGCAGACACAACTTGCAGAGGATTCAGTGTCGCTCAGAAAACAGTAAAGGGGTTTATTGTCTCCAGTACGATGACGACAAGATCATCAGTGGCCTTAGGGACAATTCAATCAAG ATCTGGGATAAACAGACTctggagtgtctgaagatactGACCGGTCACACAGGCTCAGTATTGTGTCTCCAGTATGATGAGAGAGTCATTGTGACCGGGTCTTCTGACTCAACTGTCAG GGTGTGGGAGGTAACGACGGGTGAGGTGCTGAACACACTGATCCACCACAATGAGGCAGTTCTTCATCTGCGTTTTGCAAATGGGTTGATGGTCACCTGCTCCAAGGACCGTTCAATTGCAGTCTGGGATATGGCCTCGCCTACTGACATCAGTCTACGCCGCGTCCTGGTGGGACATCGGGCTGCCGTCAATGTGGTTGACTTTGACGACAAATACATTGTGTCTGCCTCAGGGGACCGCACTATTAAG GTATGGAGCACCAGCACCTGTGAGTTTGTTCGTACTCTAAATGGTCACAAGCGGGGAATTGCCTGTCTACAATACAGAGATCGTTTGGTGGTTAGTGGCTCATCTGACAACACAATtcg GTTATGGGACATAGAGTGCGGGGCATGCTTACGAGTATTGGAAGGTCACGAGGAGTTGGTGCGCTGCATTCGCTTTGACAACAAAAGGATTGTCAGCGGCGCCTACGACGG CAAAATTAAGGTATGGGACCTGCAGGCAGCCCTGGACCCACGAGCCCCAGCCAGCACATTATGTCTGCGCACTCTAGTG gAGCACTCTGGTCGCGTGTTCCGTCTGCAGTTTGATGAGTTTCAGATCATCAGCAGTTCTCACGACGACACCATTCTGATATGGGACTTCCTGAACGTCTCAACCAACGGCCAGTCAGAGGGACGGTCTCCTTCGCGTACCTACACGTATATTTCTAGATAG
- the fgf18a gene encoding fibroblast growth factor 18a isoform X1, with the protein MWSLLSTLTVLCIQMLLVMCNPLQQVLGMDGVNFSVHVENQTQVRDTMSRRHHRVYQLYSRTSGKHVQVLGRKISARGEDGDKYAQLVVEADTFGSQVRIRGKETNFYLCMNRRGKLVGKKASNRSADCVFVEKVLENHYTALMSARYTGWYVGFTKKGRPRRGPQTLPNQQDVHFMKRFPPGEQPDLTTPFRFTTVSKRGKRVRATGPR; encoded by the exons ATGTATCCAGATGTTGCTGGTGATGTGCAATCCATTACAG CAGGTACTTGGTATGGATGGAGTCAACTTCAGTGTGCATGTGGAGAACCAGACACAGGTGCGAGACACTATGAGTCGGCGACACCACAGAGTATACCAGCTCTACAGCCGAACCAGCGGCAAGCACGTCCAGGTGCTGGGACGCAAAATCAGTGCCCGGGGTGAAGATGGAGACAAATAtg CCCAGCTCGTAGTGGAGGCTGATACCTTTGGTAGCCAGGTGAGAATCCGTGGCAAAGAAACCAATTTCTACCTGTGCATGAACCGCCGTGGGAAGCTGGTAGGAAAG AAGGCCAGTAATCGAAGTGCAGACTGTGTCTTTGTGGAAAAGGTCCTAGAAAACCACTACACAGCTCTAATGTCAGCGCGCTACACGGGCTGGTATGTTGGCTTTACTAAAAAAGGGCGTCCTCGCCGTGGTCCGCAGACGCTTCCCAACCAGCAGGATGTACACTTCATGAAACGCTTCCCACCGGGAGAGCAGCCTGACCTCACCACTCCATTTCGCTTCACCACCGTCAGCAAGCGGGGCAAGAGGGTGCGCGCTACTGGGCCCCGCTAG
- the fgf18a gene encoding fibroblast growth factor 18a isoform X3: MWSLLSTLTVLCIQMLLVMCNPLQQVLGMDGVNFSVHVENQTQVRDTMSRRHHRVYQLYSRTSGKHVQVLGRKISARGEDGDKYAQLVVEADTFGSQVRIRGKETNFYLCMNRRGKLVGKASNRSADCVFVEKVLENHYTALMSARYTGWYVGFTKKGRPRRGPQTLPNQQDVHFMKRFPPGEQPDLTTPFRFTTVSKRGKRVRATGPR; encoded by the exons ATGTATCCAGATGTTGCTGGTGATGTGCAATCCATTACAG CAGGTACTTGGTATGGATGGAGTCAACTTCAGTGTGCATGTGGAGAACCAGACACAGGTGCGAGACACTATGAGTCGGCGACACCACAGAGTATACCAGCTCTACAGCCGAACCAGCGGCAAGCACGTCCAGGTGCTGGGACGCAAAATCAGTGCCCGGGGTGAAGATGGAGACAAATAtg CCCAGCTCGTAGTGGAGGCTGATACCTTTGGTAGCCAGGTGAGAATCCGTGGCAAAGAAACCAATTTCTACCTGTGCATGAACCGCCGTGGGAAGCTGGTAGGAAAG GCCAGTAATCGAAGTGCAGACTGTGTCTTTGTGGAAAAGGTCCTAGAAAACCACTACACAGCTCTAATGTCAGCGCGCTACACGGGCTGGTATGTTGGCTTTACTAAAAAAGGGCGTCCTCGCCGTGGTCCGCAGACGCTTCCCAACCAGCAGGATGTACACTTCATGAAACGCTTCCCACCGGGAGAGCAGCCTGACCTCACCACTCCATTTCGCTTCACCACCGTCAGCAAGCGGGGCAAGAGGGTGCGCGCTACTGGGCCCCGCTAG
- the fgf18a gene encoding fibroblast growth factor 18a isoform X2 — translation MWSLLSTLTVLCIQMLLVMCNPLQVLGMDGVNFSVHVENQTQVRDTMSRRHHRVYQLYSRTSGKHVQVLGRKISARGEDGDKYAQLVVEADTFGSQVRIRGKETNFYLCMNRRGKLVGKKASNRSADCVFVEKVLENHYTALMSARYTGWYVGFTKKGRPRRGPQTLPNQQDVHFMKRFPPGEQPDLTTPFRFTTVSKRGKRVRATGPR, via the exons ATGTATCCAGATGTTGCTGGTGATGTGCAATCCATTACAG GTACTTGGTATGGATGGAGTCAACTTCAGTGTGCATGTGGAGAACCAGACACAGGTGCGAGACACTATGAGTCGGCGACACCACAGAGTATACCAGCTCTACAGCCGAACCAGCGGCAAGCACGTCCAGGTGCTGGGACGCAAAATCAGTGCCCGGGGTGAAGATGGAGACAAATAtg CCCAGCTCGTAGTGGAGGCTGATACCTTTGGTAGCCAGGTGAGAATCCGTGGCAAAGAAACCAATTTCTACCTGTGCATGAACCGCCGTGGGAAGCTGGTAGGAAAG AAGGCCAGTAATCGAAGTGCAGACTGTGTCTTTGTGGAAAAGGTCCTAGAAAACCACTACACAGCTCTAATGTCAGCGCGCTACACGGGCTGGTATGTTGGCTTTACTAAAAAAGGGCGTCCTCGCCGTGGTCCGCAGACGCTTCCCAACCAGCAGGATGTACACTTCATGAAACGCTTCCCACCGGGAGAGCAGCCTGACCTCACCACTCCATTTCGCTTCACCACCGTCAGCAAGCGGGGCAAGAGGGTGCGCGCTACTGGGCCCCGCTAG